The genomic segment CTTCCACCTTCTTCATCAGGTGGTCGTCGACGAACGGGCCCTTCTTGAGGCTGCGAGGCATCCCTACTCCTAGCGCTTCCGGTTGGCGTAACGACGACGGACGATGAGCCGGTCGGACTCCTTGCCCTGACGCCGGGTCCGGCCCTCGGGCTTACCGTTCGGGTTGACCGGGTTACGACCACCGGAGGTCTTGCCCTCACCACCGCCGTGCGGGTGGTCAACCGGGTTCATCGCGACACCACGAACCTTCGGCCGCCGGCCCTTCCAGCGCATCCGGCCGGCCTTGCCCCAGTTGATGTTCGACTGCTCGGCGTTGCCGACCTCGCCGATCGTGGCGCGGCACCGCACGTCGACCATCCGGGTCTCACCGGAAGGCAGCCGCAGCGTGGCGTACATGCCCTCCTTGGCCTGCAGCTGGATGCTGGCGCCGGCGGACCGGCCCAGCTTCGCGCCACCGCCGGGCCGCAGTTCCACGGCGTGCACCGTGGTACCGACCGGGATGTTGCGCAGCGGCTTGTTGTTGCCGGGCTGGATGTCGGCGGCCGGGCCGGACTCGACCCGCGCGCCCTGGCCGAGCCCGCGAGGAGCCAGGATGTAGCGCTTGGTGCCGTCGGCGAAGTGCAGCAGCGCGATGCGGGCGGTGCGGTTCGGGTCGTACTCGATGTGCGCGACCTTGGCCGGGATGCCGTCCTTGTCGTTGCGACGGAAGTCGATCAGGCGGTACTGCCGCTTGTGCCCACCACCCTGCCGACGCTGGGTGATCTTGCCCTGCGCGTTGCGACCGCCCTTGTTGTGCAGCGGACGCAGCAGCGACTTCTCCGGCGTGCTTCGCGTGATTTCCGCGAAGTCGGCCACGGACGAGCCGCGACGACCCGGCGTGGTCGGCTTGTACTTGCGGATGCCCATCGTTCTCTCTCTACCTCAAGGCCGGTGTCCATCAGATTCGGTACCGGCGCGCCGCTGTCAGGAAACCGGGCCGCCGAACGCCTCGATCCGGTCGCCCGGAGCGAGGGTCACGATCGCCCGCTTGGTGTCCTTGCGCTTCCCGAAACCGGTCCGGGTGCGCTTGCGCTTGCCCTGCCGGTTGATCGTGTTGACCGACAGCACCTTCACGTTGAAGATCTGCTGGATCGCGATCTTGATCTGCGTCTTGTTCGAGTCCGGGTGGACCAGGAACGTGTACTTGTTCTGGTCCAGCAGGCCGTAACTCTTCTCCGAGACGACCGGCCGGTCGATGACGTCGCGCGGGTCGTTGAAGCTCACGCCACTCATGCCTGCTCCTCCTCACTCGCCGAGGCCGAACCGTGCCCCTGCACGCCGAGGAACTCGTCCAGCGCGTCGCCGACGAACACCACGTCGTCGTTGACCAGCACGTCGTACGTGTTGAGCTGGTCCGCGGCGAGCAGGTGCACCTCGGGGGCGTTGCGCAGGCTCTTCCAGGTGAGCTCGTCCTCGCGGGCGACCACGACCAGCACCCGGGCGGCCTTGGTCACCTGGCGCAGCGCGGTCAGCGCGCTCTTGGTGCTCGGTGCGTCGCCCTCGACCAGCGAGGAGACCACGAACACCTGCTCGGCACGCGCCCGGTCGGACAGCGCGCCGCGCAACGCCGCGCGCTTCATCTTCTTCGGGGTGCGCTGCGTGTAGTCCCGCGGTACGGGGCCGTGCACGGTGCCACCACCGGCGAACTGCGGCGCGCGGGTCGAGCCCTGACGAGCCCGGCCGGTGCCCTTCTGCCGGTACGGCTTCTTGCCGCCGCCGGCGACCTCGCCGCGGGTCTTGGCCTTGTGCGTACCCTGCCGGGCCGCGGCCAGCTGTGCCACCACGACCTGGTGCATCAGCGGGATGTTCACCTGGACGTCGAAGATGTCGCCGGGCAGGTCGGCCGAACCGGCGTCCTTGCCCTCGCGGTCCAGTACCTTCACCTCAGTCACTTGACACCGCCCTTGCGCAGCGCCTGCTTGGCCGCGGTGCGGATCAGCACCAGCCCGTTCGCCGGGCCGGGGATCGCGCCCTTGACCAGCAGGAGGTTGTTCTCCGTGTCGACGTCGACGATCGAGAGGTTCTGCGCGGTGAACCGGTCGGAGCCCATCCGGCCAGCCATCCGCACGCCCTTGAAGACGCGGCCCGGAGTGGCGCAGCCGCCGATCGAGCCCGGCGAGCGGTGCTTGCGCTCGACGCCGTGCGAGGCCTTCAGGCCGTGGAAGCCGTGCCGCTTCATCACACCGGCGAAGCCCTTGCCCTTGGTCCGGCCGGTCACGTCGACCAGGCGGACGCCCTCGAAGTCGCTCAGCGTGACCTCGGCGCCCAGCTCGTACTCGGCGGCATCACTGGTGCGGATCTCCACGACGTACCGCCGGGGTGTGACGCCCGCCTTGGCGAAGTGGCCGGCCCGCGGCTTGTTCACCTTGCGCGGGTCGATCGAACCGAACGCCAGCTGCACGGCCGAGTAGCCGTCCTTGTCCTGGGTACGGACCTGGGTGACGACGCACGGCCCGGCCTGCACCACGGTCACGGGCACGACCCGGTTGAA from the Actinocatenispora thailandica genome contains:
- the rplB gene encoding 50S ribosomal protein L2 translates to MGIRKYKPTTPGRRGSSVADFAEITRSTPEKSLLRPLHNKGGRNAQGKITQRRQGGGHKRQYRLIDFRRNDKDGIPAKVAHIEYDPNRTARIALLHFADGTKRYILAPRGLGQGARVESGPAADIQPGNNKPLRNIPVGTTVHAVELRPGGGAKLGRSAGASIQLQAKEGMYATLRLPSGETRMVDVRCRATIGEVGNAEQSNINWGKAGRMRWKGRRPKVRGVAMNPVDHPHGGGEGKTSGGRNPVNPNGKPEGRTRRQGKESDRLIVRRRYANRKR
- the rplW gene encoding 50S ribosomal protein L23 yields the protein MSGVSFNDPRDVIDRPVVSEKSYGLLDQNKYTFLVHPDSNKTQIKIAIQQIFNVKVLSVNTINRQGKRKRTRTGFGKRKDTKRAIVTLAPGDRIEAFGGPVS
- the rplD gene encoding 50S ribosomal protein L4; this encodes MTEVKVLDREGKDAGSADLPGDIFDVQVNIPLMHQVVVAQLAAARQGTHKAKTRGEVAGGGKKPYRQKGTGRARQGSTRAPQFAGGGTVHGPVPRDYTQRTPKKMKRAALRGALSDRARAEQVFVVSSLVEGDAPSTKSALTALRQVTKAARVLVVVAREDELTWKSLRNAPEVHLLAADQLNTYDVLVNDDVVFVGDALDEFLGVQGHGSASASEEEQA
- the rplC gene encoding 50S ribosomal protein L3; this translates as MDRQVKGILGTKLGMTQVWDEFNRVVPVTVVQAGPCVVTQVRTQDKDGYSAVQLAFGSIDPRKVNKPRAGHFAKAGVTPRRYVVEIRTSDAAEYELGAEVTLSDFEGVRLVDVTGRTKGKGFAGVMKRHGFHGLKASHGVERKHRSPGSIGGCATPGRVFKGVRMAGRMGSDRFTAQNLSIVDVDTENNLLLVKGAIPGPANGLVLIRTAAKQALRKGGVK